CTTTGTATCTTTCTCACAACACCTTGTCATAATTTGGTTGGATTCTTCATTGAAATTCTCCCATAACATATCCATCTTCTCCTCTTCCTGTTCTACTTCCTCTTTATGATTATGACTTTGTTCATCTTCAATCATTCTCTTCATTGCAGCAGCACCTTCTATGTATGAGAAACTCCTTCTTTGGTTAATATAGTTGGATATTAATGGAGACATGTCAAATTTTTCTTCATGATCAACTTCTTTCTTTGTAGATGTAATATGATCATTTCTAGGTTTTTTTTCGAGGCGACCGGAGGAAATGGATGTTGTCCTCCATAAAGGTGGTGATTCAATGAAACATGGTGGTGTATCGGTGATTGTTGGAAAGCTAAAATCATCTTGTGGAGAAAGAGAAGGAAGAGCCATGGTTTGTCTAGCTATGGTGTTTGTAAATAAGACTATGAAAGAAGTATTATTTGGGTGGTTTTTGTTTGGTGTGGAATGTTTTGGGGTTGTTTGTATTTTGGGGAAAAGTTTTAGTTCAACTACTTCAATCTTGTACTccaatattttcttttatatgaAGAATGTAGGAGTGTACACGGGTCCCATTTTTACAACTGTGGTTGTACAATATTTCGATGAATTATTTATATCTGTACCATGTATTAGGAATATATATTGTAGGGCGTAAAAAGATTAAGTTTGGTCATTACTTGAGACAGGTGATTATCCCCGTAATATTGAATCAATTAATTTCTTGAAAGTATGGATTAGTGCAATTCCATCACAAAAAGTGTGATTAACATCTTGTCGATTTCTTGTTTCAGGTGATGATTTTCAGTCTCTTAggtgaataaaaattattttaataatatattatgataattaagaaaaactaaaataaaatggCAAAAAAAGGCACTATCTGCTCTTTGGTCGTGTCTTTAGCCTTCATCCTGCTTTTGAACCTAAAACACCAATAGTACCTCTGGGACGAAGAATTGGTTGGTATCTGAAACAATATATATCTCTGTGGATATGGTAATCTATGCATGAAATTATTTGTATTTGCCTCTTGTACAATATCAAATTATTCTAATATTTCCATTTGCATCACCTAAGAAAACACTTCTCCAGTAAGTCTGTGACAACATAACAAATACACTCGCAAGACCATCCAATTATTGAAGAACTAAAGATCTTTAATTATTTCATTAGATGTGGCGATGTAACACTTTATCTTATTTACTAGGTAATACTACTATTTTTCATTATGTAATTaagtaaattctaaaaattcttctAGTTGTTTTTTTACTCATTTTATATACTATGAGTAATTCATGTTTCCATTATTTCATTCTAAATGTTTAATTAAGTATATCAATATACATATCAAGCGTTTTGCTTCTATCATTGTAAATAGAAGCATACTTGTTACTTGTTAGATTAGCTAGAATTTATGTCTTTTAAACCAATAAATATTACAAGTGTTCTTTTTGTTGAGTTCTAGAAAATGTTGGGACCTTAATTAAGTTGAAATCTAAACCGTACATAGGGGAGAGGCTGACACCTGACATGGGGAAGTTTGGTGAGAAAATTGGATCGAATATTTCGAGTATGTCCCTAATTATGAACTAGTATTAAGATGGTACTTTTAAATATTAGTATGAAAATATTGTTCTTAtcagaaaagagaaataaattattaaaatcatATTGTAGATGAGAAGCGGAATGTATGAGATACTAAAGTTATCCATGTAACATGGAAATGTCAGTTATACATAGAACCTTACATCCAATAACTACTAAGCTCGAGTAAATCAAGCTTAAATCTTCTAAAGGAAGACTCCTCCAACTACATTCATGCATGATATCACACTTTCTACCTCTCTGAGTAAACATCAGAAAGGTATATAATAAGACAAATTCTTTCGGTGTAGATTATGGCTGTCCAacaggacgggacgggacgggacaaaattaacgggacgggacgggacgacatTTAGCCGGGACGGTGGCGGGACAGGACAaaacggtaggcccatcccatcccgctaacaaacgggatgggacgggacgggacgagacgaacggtaggcccatcccgtcccgctaacaaacgggatgggacgggacgggacggacgGGTTCACGGGCGTTAAGtgccgttttaaaaaaaaaatatttaagcattgagtttggcaacggatattattttgataatgactaagtttttaaagtttgcaacatctaatattttgacttatttaataaacttaaaaattaaatagaaattagaaaactaagtaaagaattataaaatattaaaacaaaagacttgtaatgaaatattctactaattataaatttataatagagttataatttatttaatataatttcaagccattaagtaactaagtaagagtgtaagacaattcataaaaaaaattcaacgctgagagccttttattttattaatagaactttcaaatctcacatacaaatataattcttttgaagagcacctaatctacgcagccaccttctaggaagggttctgtttgaactaggcctcttagtagccaattacaaattatcatactaatatttgtaagctcctatataatttcattgtaacttatctataattttttctcggacattgttctggaattggcaatgttgattgatgttccatgagttccatggcgtcatcgctcccagtgctaagtatctcattgtattcttcttcttccctagtggttaatttttcaaagccaagatttcttctttctgaattaatccaatctctgaataatacgaAAATCTCTAGGctgtcctccgctaatgaatgtctatgatctccgatttgaaatcttgccgcgctaaaagcactctccgatgctactgatgatgcttgaatagcaaGGATATTTCGGGCCattattgaaagtgttggaaaagccttcccacgctccctccaccatgccaaaagttgttcgttgccttcttcgtctttaatactttccaatccttgattaagataagaatcaagttcatcatcaatagaagaatcaaaacctgttatatcatccctatcttcccatagaacttctactctagacttagaagtagaaggagcagtttcaccacctgttgttttcatagatttatatttatcaaacattgatctaacataagaatatatgttagcttgACATTCTTCTGAGTTGGAGCTTGTGTTGCGGGACTAGTGGGTAtttcatctaattcttcttcctcatttttttcatcctcattttcttcgtcctcaataaaaatatcattgccaaattgtctttgtaaagtttcatgatctagttgttctccgaaattaatattataacatgcgggggttggaaaaatgaagtttcatcaacatgagccatttcatctatatgttttctaatTATAGGAGAAGGGCtaggattaggattactactactttcacctttactagtttttttaaatacgccaaatacatttttaggtgccataatttaaatacgaaattaaattaaaaaagtgaacacaaaaattaaaaacacaaataaaatacgaaaatagaacacgtaaagtaaacacaaaaattaagcactaaaataatgcgcaaaaaatatatattaaaattaagagatggaacgagtgcaccgtgattaaatattaaaacttgaagaaattgcccaaaatattgctccaaatacttgacgaattaatttgaagcttgaaagttgctccCAAAATTTTTccaaatacttgaaacttatcacttgattgcgagaaaattgagagaataatatagatagaatgtAAGAGATATGAGAGAGAATGATTTATTTTTgtgggaaaaaatgaagaaggatggGGTATTTATAATAGAAAATAGGGCAAAagtataatttaataaatttagagattatattaaaa
The nucleotide sequence above comes from Nicotiana tabacum cultivar K326 chromosome 12, ASM71507v2, whole genome shotgun sequence. Encoded proteins:
- the LOC107785966 gene encoding uncharacterized protein LOC107785966; amino-acid sequence: MALPSLSPQDDFSFPTITDTPPCFIESPPLWRTTSISSGRLEKKPRNDHITSTKKEVDHEEKFDMSPLISNYINQRRSFSYIEGAAAMKRMIEDEQSHNHKEEVEQEEEKMDMLWENFNEESNQIMTRCCEKDTKKGLISPGRMVEFKCGQALSLSKASKRQSLVVLIKVLRKVFLLHASPTSFKKVKL